From the bacterium genome, the window ACGGCGCCCGCCAGATGGGGGTCGATTCGGCGAAGGTGCGAAAGCTCCTCCTCGTCTCGGCTTCCGTTATGACCGGCGCTTGTGTCGCGGTCAGCGGGGTAATCGGCTTCGTGGGGCTTATCGTCCCCCACCTCGTCCGCACCGCCACCGGCCCCTCGCACCGGCAACTCCTCCTGAATTCCTTCCTCGCGGGGGGGATACTCCTGAGCCTGGCGGACGCCCTCTCCCGGACGATTCTCCCCGGCGGAGAGGAGATTCCCGTCGGCGTAGTGACGGCGCTCATCGGCGGCCCCTTCTTCTGCTGGCTCCTCGGAAGAAAGTCTTCCGGCAGGGCTATGGGTTGAAGCCGATGATAGAGGTGAAGGGACTTTGCGCCGGTTACTCCAAAACGATGATTCTGAAGAACGTCGATTTCAGGGTCGAAAAGGGCGGATTCGTGGGGATTCTCGGCCCCAACGCCTGCGGCAAGTCCACCCTCGTAAAGGTGCTCTCCGGGATTCTGACCCCCTCTTCGGGGAGCGTTGTCGTCGGCGGCTCCAGCGTGACGGAGACTCCCCCCCTCGAACTCGCCCGGAAGGTCGCGGTAATCCCCCAGTCAACGGAGATACCCTTCCCCTTCACCGGCGAGGAACTTGTCGCTATGGGGAGGTTTCCCCACATCGGGCGCTTCTCGGCGCTCTCGCACGCGGACACTGGGATGGTAAAGACCGCGCTTCGCGAGACTAACACCGAGGAACTGGCGCAAAGGCCGGTGACCGAGATCTCCGGCGGCGAGCGCCAGCGGCTGATTCTGGCGCGGGCGCTCTGTCAGGGTTCCCCACTTCTTCTGATGGACGAGGGTACGGCGGCGATGGACGTTCACCGCAAGATCGACGCCTTCGACCTTCTCAAGCGGAAAAACGCCGGGGGCTTGACCGTCGTCGCCGTGATGCACGACCTGAACCTCTCCGCCCTCTACTGCGAACGGCTGGTTTTCATGAAGGCCGGGGCTATCTTTGCGGAGGGGACGACGGCGGAGGTGTTCACGAAGGAGATAATAGAGGGAGTCTACGAAACGCCGGTCGAACTCTTCCGCCACCCTGTTTCCGGCGTCCCGCAGGCGTTTTTCATCCCCAGAAGGCACAGCCATTGAAGAAGCTGCTTCTTTTTATCTTTCTCATCCCCTCTCTAGCGTTTTCGGCGTGCATAACCGACGACGTTGGGGAGAAGGTCTGCCTCGACGCGCCTCCCGCGCGGGTTGTCTCCCTCTACGGAGCCTTCACTGAGCTTGTCGTCGAGCTGGGCGCGGGCGCTTCGATTATCGCGCGAACCAAGAGCGACGACACCTTGGAGGAACTCAAGGACGCTCCCGTGCTCGGCACAGGCCTTCGCCCCAACGTCGAATACATCATGGCCCTCCGCCCGGACCTTATTATCAGCCGCGGCGGAAAATCCGCCAGCGAAGCCCTTACCTCCCTCAAGGCGCGCGGCCTTGCCGTCGCGGCCTTCGACCCCACGACCATCGCGGAGACTTATTCCGCCGTTGAAAGACTCGGCATTCTCTTCGGCAGGGCGCAAGAGGCGGGCGAACTGACAAGAAAGACCAGGGAGGGGCTGGCCAAAGTCGCCGAAAAGGCGAAAAAAGCGAAAAGCATCCCCACGGTCGCCTTCGAGGTGCGCGCCGAACCCCTAACCCTTTCGGGAAAGGGCGGGCTCGTCGCGGAAATAATCGATATAGCGGGCGGCAAGGTCTGCGTCGAGGTGGACAAGAAGCTGGTGCGCTTCGACATGGAAGCCCTCCTCAAGGCCGATCCCGACGCCTACATCGTCCAGGAGGGGCCGATGAACAAGAATCCGCCGCGCCCCGAAGAGCGCCCCTTTCACGCGAATCTGCGGGCGGTAAGGGAAAAACGGGTGCTTTACGTTGACGAAAAGCTGATCTCGCGCCCCGGTCCGAGAATCGCAGAAGCGGCGGAGACGATTTCGCGCTTTCTGCACCCGCAGCTTTGGCAATAGATGGCCCTTACCCCTCTCCCGATCGATTCACATCTTCCTGATATCCTCGAAGCGCTCGGAGAGCATAACGCCCTCGTCCTCTCCGCCCCGCCGGGAACAGGAAAGACAACCCGCCTGCCGCCCGCGCTCCTCAAGGCCCCCTTCATGGAGGGAAAGAGCGTCGTCGTCCTCGAACCCCGGAGAATCGCCGCCCGCGCCGCGGCGCGAAGAGTCGCGGAGGAGACCGGGACGCCGCTCGGCGGGCTCGTCGGCTACCACGTCAGGATGGACAAAAAAGCCGGGAAGGACACGCGGCTGCTCTTTTGCACCGAGGGGATACTGACCGCCCGGCTGCGCAGCGACCCTTTCCTGGAAGGTGTCGGGGCAGTAGTCCTGGACGAGTTTCACGAGCGGAGCCTCGAAGCCGACCTCGCGATAGCCTTCCTCCGGGAGATTCAGCGCGAAGTGCGCCCCGACCTTCGGATAATCGCGGCTTCCGCCACCCTCGAAACCGGCGCTGTGGCCGGTTTCCTCGGCGCGGCGAAAATCGAACTCGATACACCAATTTATCCGGTCGAAGTCTCCCATATTGAAAAGCCGGTAACGGGAAGACTCGAAGACGCCGTCGCCTCCGGGGTTAAAAGCCTCTGGCACAGGAGACCCTCCCAGAGGGGCGACCTTCTGGTCTTTCTTCCGGGCGCGCGCGAGATACGCCTCGCTCAAAAGGCGCTGGAGGAATGGGCGAAGACGCACTATGTCGAGTTGGTGCCCCTCCACGGTGACCTTCCGCCGGAGCTTCAGGACAAGGCGCTGAAAAAGAGCGTAGGAGAGAGGGTGATTCTCGCCACCAACGTGGCCGAGACGAGCCTGACCATCGAGTCCGTCACCGGTGTGGTGGACTCGGGACTGGTAAAGGTGACGGAATTCGACCCCGCCTCGGGCCTCGACCGCCTCCTCACGGTACGCGCCAGCAGGGCAAGCGCCACGCAGCGGGCCGGACGCGCGGGAAGAACCGGTCCCGGCGTCGCCCTTCGCCTCTGGACCCGCCACGACGACCTCTCCCTCCCCTCCCGCATTCCCCCCGAGGTCACGCGGGTCGATCTTTGCCGCGCC encodes:
- a CDS encoding ABC transporter ATP-binding protein codes for the protein MKPMIEVKGLCAGYSKTMILKNVDFRVEKGGFVGILGPNACGKSTLVKVLSGILTPSSGSVVVGGSSVTETPPLELARKVAVIPQSTEIPFPFTGEELVAMGRFPHIGRFSALSHADTGMVKTALRETNTEELAQRPVTEISGGERQRLILARALCQGSPLLLMDEGTAAMDVHRKIDAFDLLKRKNAGGLTVVAVMHDLNLSALYCERLVFMKAGAIFAEGTTAEVFTKEIIEGVYETPVELFRHPVSGVPQAFFIPRRHSH
- a CDS encoding ABC transporter substrate-binding protein, with the translated sequence MSGFPTSSDGRGYGGDGRSPQDRRLRPSQAEKRRGLDRRRRDARPEPLRPLLRTAGFHEGRGYLCGGDDGGGVHEGDNRGSLRNAGRTLPPPCFRRPAGVFHPQKAQPLKKLLLFIFLIPSLAFSACITDDVGEKVCLDAPPARVVSLYGAFTELVVELGAGASIIARTKSDDTLEELKDAPVLGTGLRPNVEYIMALRPDLIISRGGKSASEALTSLKARGLAVAAFDPTTIAETYSAVERLGILFGRAQEAGELTRKTREGLAKVAEKAKKAKSIPTVAFEVRAEPLTLSGKGGLVAEIIDIAGGKVCVEVDKKLVRFDMEALLKADPDAYIVQEGPMNKNPPRPEERPFHANLRAVREKRVLYVDEKLISRPGPRIAEAAETISRFLHPQLWQ